Within the Glycine soja cultivar W05 chromosome 3, ASM419377v2, whole genome shotgun sequence genome, the region CATTTCAAGTTTGGTTTTGTTCAGCCTATTAGCACACAAAAACTCAACAATGTAAAGATGTGAAAAATCTACAAAAGAATGCCTTAATGCACAAGTAATGCTAGTTAGGAAGAGCCCACTTCAAAATAAGGTGATTATTGTTTGGTAACCTGCAGAGTGAAAAAGAAGTTGAGTTTTTGGCTTGGCAATCTTAAaaagcatattttttttgtacaaaTCCCTAAAGCAGGTTGAGTTGCCCAGTTTAGCCTACTATACCCACCTTAACAAATTAACTTCATTATGATTTATATACACTCTTTATCTTACATACGAAACTTGGACTGGAATAACTTTTTTCCCCACGTATATAATTCTACTTGCTAATGCCACCTCTATCAGAAGGTgcttatacttttttttctttttaagaaccGGGGTCTGGTAATATCTTCCCTTGTAATTTGATTCCTATTAAGAACCAATCAAGCACCGGTGCCAAAATTTTGTTAAGGTGGTTGAAATGGTCATTCTAGAATCCAAAGATTTGAGAACCATTAAGTTGAGCAAACTGAAGGGGGTAAAAAACAATGAAGTTTTTACTAACTAACTAATTATGATCCAATTACATTTGCATGCAAATGATTAAAGGttttattaagaattttttttattcataagaatCGAACTCAGGTACAGTTTACGACAACTTATTAAGAATTTGATTGCATGCATGCAATCTTCCTTGGTAATATGCTTGGATGGGAATGACTAGGAGAGGTTGTGCCTTATGCAAAGTAATCCCATATTTCTCAGACATATCCATGTCTTCTGGCTTTTGTCCATCCGTGAGCTTCCAATTATAGTTGTATAGAAGAGAGGCCAACACAATGTGCACAGTTCTAGAAGCCAATGGCAACCCAGGACAAATCCTTCTTCCAGCTCCAAAGGGTATTAGCTCAAAATCTTGGCCTTTAAAATCAATGTCACTTTCCAAGAATCTTTCAGGTGTAAATTGATTTGGGTTTGTCCAAATACTTGAATCTCTTCCTGTGGCCCATACATTGACTAGAATTTGGGCACTTTTAGGCACCATGAAGCCACATAGTTCAACATCAACTTCTGACTTGTGTGGCACTAACATTGGGATGGGTGGATGCAAGCGAAAAGTTTCTTTCACCACTGCTTGTAGGTAAGCAAGGTTCGAGATATGTGATTCTTCTAGTTGTTCACCTTTGGCAAGGACTTGTTGAAGCTCTTTTCTAACTATTTCTAGTTTTTCAGGGTTGCGTAGCAACTCAGCCATTGCCCATTCTATCGTGCTTGATGTTGTGTCTATTCCAGCCACAAATAAATCCTGATATATGTGATCAATTAGTCAAATAATATACAAGATTTACTAATATAAGTGTAAGAGGCAAGTGttctttgaagaagaaaacaaaaaaccaaGTTTATAGTCAATCCAGTCCAAATAATTAAGGAGAATTAAATGGGGACTAATGAGAGTAAAAATTGGAGAACGGAGTCTTGAGGAATCAgattgttaaaattaatatgtaaGAAAAGAAATTCATAAGATATGAATCTATAaggattttattcttaaaatataagcAGAAAAGGAATCTACCACTCTTCATGCTTTCTCAATTCAACTTTTACCTTTTCATGCTATATGATATGATGCCAATATGTAAAACCATCTTCCTCTGTTCTGATAAAAGATGACTTCATTACTTTCATAATGAATGGGATCTGTTGTTTTAACTATGCATATTTCCTTATTCTTAAcataaaattgaatttctttCTAATGAGGTAAAAGTATCATCATGAATTTGTGTaaagaattgaattgaatttctaGCAAATATATATACTCACAAGAAACAAATGCAAAACATGAGGGCGGGTCACTTGTGAATTCTCTTCAAGCATGAGTTCCAGCACAGTATCTAACACATCATTGCATGCTTTGGATTCATTTTCTGATGCCCTTAAACGCAACCTTTCCTCAATGAGACCATCAAAAAACGCAATTAACTTTCCAAAATAACCATTCATTCTTCTCCGCACACCTTGTGGATCAAGCAGGCGAAAGATTGGGAAAAAGTCCACAACATTAGGCCTCCCAGCTTCTTCCATGATACCCCAAACGATGTCCTTGAACTCTTGAGACTTATCAGAAGTGTAATAAGCCAAATCCATTGAGAAGAAAGTGTTTGATATGGAATTAAGCACAGTTGTAAAGGAAGCCTCACCAATATCCAAAGCTTCACCTTTCTCACATCTTTCCTTCACATAATCCATAAGATCTTGAACCTTCCTTTGACGAAAAACCTGTGTAGAATCAAGCTGCTGAGAAGAGAACACTTTGGTAGCACAAACTCGCCTAAGGGTCCTCCATTGTGCTAAAGGTGGCATCCACACCACAGAAAGTATGTGATGATCAAGTGCTCGGAGAGTATCAGGGACTGTCCTATTAGCAAAAATTTGATCATGTTTTTGTAGCACTTCTTTGGCAACTTGTGGAGAGGAAATGACAATGGTGGTAGTCTTACCAAGCTTGAGACTCATTATAGGACCATAAATTTGAGAAAGCTTGGCAAGTGCTTGGTGAGGCTGGTTGCCAAGCTCCAAGATGTTTCCTATGATTGGAAAAGGGCGAGGACCCGGGGGATTTTTAGAGGATTTGAGTGGTTTGAAGCTAGAGATGAATACATGAATGTTTATCCATACTATGGTGATTATTAGTGGAAGAAGTAGAAGGTAGTCCATTGTGCTTTGTTTCTGTTGTGGTTTGTTTCTGGTGTATATCGGTATATATAGATGAAGTAAATGAACCCGGAATAGtgaaaaaaacaagaaactaATTCTTCAATATATATAGAATATAGATGTTGGAACAATACCAATATCTAGTAAAGTAAGAAACTACTTTCCATATAGATACTCTTCATACACAAAATCCTGAAAATCAAATGTCTGATCACATGGTCGTGTTTAAAGAATATGAagcccaagaaaaaaaaaattgaggtgaAAA harbors:
- the LOC114405837 gene encoding geraniol 8-hydroxylase-like, producing MDYLLLLPLIITIVWINIHVFISSFKPLKSSKNPPGPRPFPIIGNILELGNQPHQALAKLSQIYGPIMSLKLGKTTTIVISSPQVAKEVLQKHDQIFANRTVPDTLRALDHHILSVVWMPPLAQWRTLRRVCATKVFSSQQLDSTQVFRQRKVQDLMDYVKERCEKGEALDIGEASFTTVLNSISNTFFSMDLAYYTSDKSQEFKDIVWGIMEEAGRPNVVDFFPIFRLLDPQGVRRRMNGYFGKLIAFFDGLIEERLRLRASENESKACNDVLDTVLELMLEENSQVTRPHVLHLFLDLFVAGIDTTSSTIEWAMAELLRNPEKLEIVRKELQQVLAKGEQLEESHISNLAYLQAVVKETFRLHPPIPMLVPHKSEVDVELCGFMVPKSAQILVNVWATGRDSSIWTNPNQFTPERFLESDIDFKGQDFELIPFGAGRRICPGLPLASRTVHIVLASLLYNYNWKLTDGQKPEDMDMSEKYGITLHKAQPLLVIPIQAYYQGRLHACNQILNKLS